Within Citrus sinensis cultivar Valencia sweet orange chromosome 1, DVS_A1.0, whole genome shotgun sequence, the genomic segment GGATTTTACGGATTTGACATCAATTCATATCGGATCCACGATTTTacagattataaatttttaatccaatccaatctacggattggtgaaattcaattcaaatccaatccatacgtCTGCGGATCAGATGCGAATTTGAcccaattaatatataattcacCATTTTATGGATTGGTTTGCAggctaaaattttttaatcatgtccTATTCAcgaactaattaaattaaaaaaattaatataaaaataaatttattactgatcaaattcaaaattaaataagatttagataaattaattgtttaaataaagttagaaaatacatttaaagtttcaaaatataacacgtacaaaaaaatctcatttgtaGATtagtacatgaaaattaactgcTTGAGAAGCTAcgtctttttatttaattatttttattttatattattatcaaataagaCATAATATGATGTTAAcgtaactatattttaatttatttgtttattagtaagtataatgtcatatttacaagtttaatttttttttgcggattcatagaagtaaattaatatCCAATCTATCGACTgcggattttcaaattttcaatcaaattcaatctaCCAATTCATGGATCAGATTTTTACGGATTAGATTTCTTCGGATCAGACGGATTGAACGAATCAAATTagattctgaacacccctacAATATCCAATATAACAAATAGCAAGCCACAATGGGGTAGATATTAGACTTAAGAGctagtttaatatttatattttaaaaaatatttcaagacATCCCATTGTTTAAAATATCATGTTTCTAcccttaattttttctttctttctataATAATACCCTTCCAACAATATTCTTGagaatattaatgaaaaagaaaaaatattaataaaaagaaaaaatgttaatttgtcaaattagctttaaaaataaaataaaaattacaataagttttatattattatttcactttTTGGAGTAATatggtaaatttaatttttatatacaaatattagtaatattgttgtaaggatattaaacattactttaaattagctgatgttaattaatttataaataattattagcaaGATTGTTATAAaggtataaaaaaattactaattcTTTAGTActagtatttatttatttaaaattttaattaattttttaaataaattaattaatgtcaaaaatatttttgctaagatattattgtaaaagtaaaaaagaaaaattagggtaaaaatgtaatatatttaataatagagATATACTAAGATAACTTTTAACATATAATAACCactcttaattaaattaataaaaatcaatcttATActacacccaaaaaaaaaaaaaaaaaaaaaaaaatctaacaaaTTACGTGCGTGAATACACAAAAACTGAACATTACCCACCGATCCTACATACTAACAGTCAGCAAGATATCTTGACAGTCAGCAAGAGAGGTGATTTTACTTCCTAGCCTTGACCAGCGTGTTCGGTGCTCTTGTTGTAGGCTGTGGCTAGGAGTTTCTCGACAGACAGAGGAAAGAGAACCAATGTCTTGCTTAGCATCATGCTGTGCGTCGCTGACTTGCGGCCTCTGCTCATCAGTGGCTTCTGGGATCTCCAAAAAATCAGCTAGACTCGCCTACTGTGGCCTCTTTGGTCTTTCACTCATCGTTTCTTGGATTCTCCGAGAAGTTGGTACTCCGCTGTTGGAAAAATTCCCTTGTATGTCTCGTTTCTCACTGCCccttttcattatttcataaaatacttttaatttaGATGACAAGCGTGAAACTTTATCATAATTCATAActgggattttttttcttgtgtgATATTCTAGCGGATATTTTACCCCTTCCGATATTTGTTCtaatttccttttcaaaatattaaattttgattagtTATTAGATTAATCAAGTTTATTATCCCCCGTGTGTGAGTCTGATTCCTAAGTACTCCACTTAATAGTTATGCAGATTCCGAATTCGGTATTGaacaattgatattttttggCTGCATAGGGGGTTGATAATTAGCAGAATGGTTTGGAATGAAAATCGGGTTcattcaatttcatatatgATTTTGCAGTTGAATGTTTATGATTAGCTTGGTTTAAGTTTGATGCagcttgaaaaagaaaagcaagcTCTATTTGAGTTTGGCATGGCAAAATCATGGTCTATGGAGCAAATTAAGACTAGATAGAGAACTCTTTTCTTTATCACTTTTGGATGGGGAATACCAGGGTCGTGAATGATAGATTCTTTACATATTCTTTGTATAGTTATGTAATATCATACATAGTATCTTGGTGCTTGAGTTTAGGCACCAGACTTGCTTGAGTTTAGGAGCCAAACTTCTGGAAGTCTGAGTTCAAgcttaataataaatgagtgcACATAATTTAGTAGTGCTATCAAGATAAGACTTCTGATGTAGTGATAAACATTTtcgatgatttttttatttatatatttaatttttttgtagggATAAACACTTCTGATGGTGATACACGTACAAAGGAATGGTATCAAATACAAGCTGTTCTTCGCGTGAGCTTGGggaattttctatttttcggTATACTTTCCCTTATAATGATTGGTATTAAGGACCAAAATGACAAACGTGATTCGTGGCACCATGGCGGATGGTGTGCAAAGATCATTATATGGGCTTTGCTTGTTGTCCTCATGTTTTTCCTCCCAAATGTCGTCATCTCGATTTATGGTTAGTCTTACTCCTGCAGTTGATGCTGATCCAGGGGATTTATCagtttactctttttttttctttttttaaattcttaaataattgtatttatttaattttgtgatccATATGTTGTAGCATGCTGTATTTTCTTTGGCCTCTTTTGTAAGGATAAGATTTGAACAAGCCGAATTAATAGAAGTAAAACTTCTTCCATGGTTCTTTGTAGTATCACTTCCAAATgactattaaaaataaaaagataaggacTGATTTCTCATTGAGGTCCACCTTGTCGTTCATGCATAAGTCAAatcttgttaattttatatggTGAACAATGAAATTTGATCTACCAAAatgctttctttcttttctgtttttgtcATCTTTTCATCTGAAGTTTAAACTTCAAATTTTTACAGTgggttttattaattgattgttTGCTATATGCCCACTATGTGTACCATACACTCATATTGGAGCAAAATTGGAGAAGGAAGTTTAGCTGCTTCTTTCTCTTAATGATTATATTCCTTTTTACCATGTTGGcaccatttttctattttagtttGCACATTTCGTTTTATGTAATTCTTTCCAGACATCAAATTCCAAGCTTACTATACTTGCAGAAACTATATCAAAGTTTGGAGCgggattatttttattggttcaAGTGATAATATTACTGGATGGTGTCCACACGTGGAATGATGCATGGGTTGCAAAAGATGAACAGAAGTGGTTAGTTCAAGTTCCAATGTCTCATCATTTTTTGTTCCTTACTTTGCTTTCTAACAATAGAACTGGGCTGTTTAGGTATGTTGCATTGCTTGCCATATCAGTTGGATGCTACCTTGCAGCATTTACATTCTCAGGAATTCTGTTCATATGGTTCAATCCCTCCGGCCATGACTGTGGCCtgaatgtatttttcattgtCATGACCATGATCCTTGCATTCGTTTTCGCTGTTATAGCCTTGAATCCTTCGGTAAGTATTTGAtcatgttttttatttattgatgcCTCATGAGCAAATCACTGTGTCGATATTTTTAGACAACTTTTAACCATCTGGTATGCATGTCCTGTGGAAACCATTATATGTGTTTTCCCACTCCTCAACAGTTTGAGGCTTTGAGTGACATCTAATGGGCATAAGCATTGAATCATGATAAATTTTGGATACATGGCATGCTAAAAGTTCCCAATCTAGAATTGTACTACATAAGTGGAATTAGCTTTGACTATTTTATCAGATGATTGATCGACCTGTATACAAAGTTGCACGACCAGTGCAGACTTTGTCATTCCTATTTAAGTGGTGGCAAAGTCCAGATTCTTTTTCATATGGTCATCCCATTGCTAGGTCTGAAGTCATAATTGCTTATGGTATGGTTATCTTGTTCCACTGATGTGTGTAACAGTAGAGCCGCTAACATATTCCCTTGAGTGAGTATTCCTTATTCCACCCATATTCACTACAAGAAAGCTAATGAAATTGTTCCTTATGTATATAACCTATCAGTGTAGCTTGTATCATAACAGACTTGGATATTTTAGTCGGTATCCACCAGAAGAGGtgctttaccatttattgaacTTGAGCACAACTAGATTCTACAACTTAGAATATGATCTGGATGAAACTTTGTAACAGGTAAACGGCAGTCTTTTGCCTGCTTCAGTAATATCCGTTTATTGTGCTTACGTATGCTATACGGCTCTCTCTAGTGAACCTCATGACTATGTCTGCAATGGCCTCCACAACAAATCCAAAGCGGTTACCATAAGTACCCTTGTTCTTGGGATGCTCACAACAGTTCTCTCAGTCCTATATTCCGCTCTTCGTGCTGGTTCTTCAACAACATTTCTGTCACCGCCATCTTCACCTAAGTCAGGTGCTCAATCACATGGAacctttctttgctttttgaAAATGCAGACAAAATggcttgatttttttatttttttaaatagttagGATAAAGCAGTCATTTTGATTGATTAGCTATTCTAATGGTTAACTCTAAAATGCTAGCTTTACATTATTGTTTGTTGGAAGAGTTGAATTAGTGCAGCTAGCTCATTCTAAGCCATTCCAAATGTTTGCCAAATCTTGTGTTGCAGCTGGAAAGAAACCGCTTCTTGAAGGAGAAGACGTGGAAGAGGGAACAGAGAACAAGAAGGACATAGAAGGACGGCCAGTTAGTTATTCCTATTCATTCTTCCACTTGATATTTGCTCTGGCCAGCATGTATTCAGCTATGCTTCTGTCTGGATGGACCAGCTCATCCGAGAGCTCAGACCTGATAGATGTTGGCTGGACATCTGTTTGGGTTCGGATATGCTCTCAATGGGTCACTGCTGGACTCTATATTTGGACACTCGTTGCCCCTTTGCTTTTTCCCGACCGTGAGTTCTTTTAGATGTTCTAGTTCGTCTGTTCTTGACATCTTGGCGATTCTAGATGCTGATAATAGTCTACAAAATCGATCTGTTTGATACTGTTGTGTAATAGCCTACCAACTCGATCTGTTTGATAATGTTCTATGCTCTGGTTGTTTCATAAGAGAAGAGCTTAGAAGTGGACTTGTAGTTGCTACTATATCCTTGTGCATATGTGTATGCAATTGAGGAAGCGATGTATAGTTCTTTTCcatgataatttatttgagtGCGAGgaattataatgtaaatggTCCAGTTTCAATCTAGCGCATCAGTTGTGGTAGAAAAATGTGAGGAACTAAACACCAACGTTTCTGTATTATGCAAATTTCAAGTCACAAATCACGTGGCCGCGGCTGTGTAGCTATGCTGATTTATAATGTGGGAACTGGAAAGCATGAAAATGGTTTTAGATTCGTCATGAAGTCAAAACACAATAAGAACAAACTGATGATGCTGAGAATTCAGAGATAGCCGTAAGAAGAAAgataatttattagaaaattgtATCAGATACTCAAATTTTTGTCTAATCCCAACAAAGTTGACAATCAATATAACTTCAGAATATTCTTAATCTCATAATTAAGCTAAAGCACAAGTTCGCATTGTCAAAATAGTGAGGTTGGTATATGGCTGGCCGGGATTAGATTGCTATTAGGTGATTCTAACAAAAagaaggataaaattaaaattaaaaaaaggaattttataTCTCAATTTACCTTATAATCTAGCTTCTATCTCTCccgtaaattttttttccttatttaatgatttttttttcaaaagaaaaacaaaatctaaagaaaactTCTACTTATTAAATTTTCCACATCACCATCTCtgattttatcttcttcttgaAGAACTTAATTTAGATATCAAAATCCCATTAGTTTGAGATCTAATATCATCTACGGCGGGATAACTTAATCCACAAAATTACAACCGCGCTTACACAAGATTAATAATTAGACTATTACACCCCTGTaatcaatttatcaaaagatgatcaatataaacaaataagggtaatatagTCAAATATTTGATTCTATGACCTTGgatgagaaaaaaagaaaaatgcaagaATAGAAGAGGATCATCCTCAAAATTACTACTCTTAAGTATGAAACCTAAAACTTAAAATCCCAAGTCAAATCCATCacgaaaagaaaaggaaagcaaagaaaagagtaaagaattttaaaaaaaggtaaaaaatcGTCCCACCACTCTCACTGAAGGCGCGTGTAGCCCACCCATCGCCACTTGCCATTTGATGCCCAACCTCCTCCTCACATCCCCCCACCAAAAAGTTCAAAAACCCACCCACAAGGCCACAACAACAAACACCACCATCATAGGAGCATAACATGCACCACCACCTCGTCCCGGCAACCACCATGCCCTCCGCCGCGCCGTCATCCGCCACGTCATCGACGACCCCTCTCCTCTGCAAGCACTCACCGTCGGCGACCCTCGACCTGCTGATCCTAATCCTGGTGGTCTTCTCAGGGACATTCTTGATATCGTCGTACTTGTCCTACATCTTCCACTCGCTCTCCCTCCTCCTCTCCCACTCCTCCCTGTCCCCGCACTTGCCTTACATTCTCGGCTTCGTCCTCTTCTTCCTCACCGTCCTACTCGCCGTCGAGTTTTGCTGCGGCTCACGCGCCAGGAAATGCCACAACCCTAATTGCAAGGGCCTTAAGAAGGCTATGGAATTCGATTTGCAGCTCCAGACCGATGAGTGCGTGAGATCGGATGATGTTATTGATAAATTGCCCTGGAAGGGCGGCAGCGAAGGGAATCCTGACTACGAGTGCCTTCGCGCCGAGTTGCGTAAGATGGCGCCGTCTAATGGGCGGGCCGTTTTGTTGTTTCGGGCCAAATGTGGGTGCCCCGTTGCCAAACTCCAAGGCTGGGGCCCTAAGCGTGGCAGAAAGCATAAAAAGTGAGttccttttccctttttttgttcatttgaTGGTGatctaattagtttttgtgaaaatggtgtttttttttttccttcttaaattttgttgttgaatCTGAAATTGCTGAATTTATGTGATGATTATAGTGaattgaggaatttgttgatTGCAAGGCAgtttaattgattgattgtCTTGATGATGGTTTTGTTGTTTGACATTTTATGATGTGTATTGCGATTGCATTGTGGTGGTATTCAGATTGGTTGTTACTGATTATCTGTTCTGCAAAACGTTGATTGAAGTCTATAATGATTAGTCAATGCCAACGAAGAATGTATTGGTTTCTTTATGATGTGATCTGCAAAACTTCATCAATAGTTTTGAATCTGTTTCAACTCAAGTGCCAGGGCTAAGCAtcaataaaacttgtaaaagaCTTGTTCTTCATTGGAGCAGTGCTAATCACATTTAATGGTTCTACTCGTTTACAgttaaagaatgaaaataagtaagataacccTCAATAACATACTTTAGAGGTTTCTCTAACTGTCTTACTCAAAAAGTTCTCTCATAATTTAGCCCGTAGTTATATAATGAAAACAGGATATGATGATCTAAGCTTTTCCAAACTGTTTCTGGCTCTCGTTAGGAATTTTTGCAAACTGTATTTGAGTCAACTAGTCACGTTGTATATCTTATCAACCATACACAGATACTTTCTCTCTGTTCTCTGATATTCAGCTCTTAATTGGGCATTCTTTTGAGTTACAGTTTGCATTCGTCCTGTTGTTTTACTTGTATAtccatttaatcattttttcctATACTggttcaattattttttttcaaaatgg encodes:
- the LOC102626140 gene encoding uncharacterized protein LOC102626140, whose product is MSCLASCCASLTCGLCSSVASGISKKSARLAYCGLFGLSLIVSWILREVGTPLLEKFPWINTSDGDTRTKEWYQIQAVLRVSLGNFLFFGILSLIMIGIKDQNDKRDSWHHGGWCAKIIIWALLVVLMFFLPNVVISIYETISKFGAGLFLLVQVIILLDGVHTWNDAWVAKDEQKWYVALLAISVGCYLAAFTFSGILFIWFNPSGHDCGLNVFFIVMTMILAFVFAVIALNPSVNGSLLPASVISVYCAYVCYTALSSEPHDYVCNGLHNKSKAVTISTLVLGMLTTVLSVLYSALRAGSSTTFLSPPSSPKSAGKKPLLEGEDVEEGTENKKDIEGRPVSYSYSFFHLIFALASMYSAMLLSGWTSSSESSDLIDVGWTSVWVRICSQWVTAGLYIWTLVAPLLFPDREFF
- the LOC102625676 gene encoding uncharacterized protein At5g19025 is translated as MHHHLVPATTMPSAAPSSATSSTTPLLCKHSPSATLDLLILILVVFSGTFLISSYLSYIFHSLSLLLSHSSLSPHLPYILGFVLFFLTVLLAVEFCCGSRARKCHNPNCKGLKKAMEFDLQLQTDECVRSDDVIDKLPWKGGSEGNPDYECLRAELRKMAPSNGRAVLLFRAKCGCPVAKLQGWGPKRGRKHKKALANVVANGGGDHR